ATCACCACCCACACGCCGTGCGGCCGCATCACGCTGCGGTTGCGCGAGACCACGCCGTCGAGCGGGTCGTTCGGCAGCGGCCGGTCGAAACCGGCGTTCTGTTCGTAGTCGTCGGCGTAGTAATGGAAGAAGTCGACCGTCTCCTGCGCCTCGCCGAGCGCTTCCATGCGGTTCTTGCCCACTTCCAGGGTCAGCGCCGCGGCGATGTCGTAGACGCGCTCTTCCATCAGGTCGCCGACCTTGCGCATCAGGCGGGCGCGCTCGGCCACCGGCAGCGCACGCCAGGCCGGGAACGCCGCGTGCGCGGCGCGCATCGCGGTGTCAACGTCACCGGCGTTGGCCAGGGCGAACTCGCCCAGCGACAGGTGGCTGTCGATGGGGCTGTGGCGTGTCGCGTAGTCCGCCGCGGCACGGTCCTGGCCGTCGATGAAGAGCTCGTGGCGCCGCCCCAGGTCCGCGCTCACCCGGGCCATCGCGGCCTCGAAGCGCTCATGCATCGCCTCGGGCGGGTTGAACATCGTGGCGTAGGTCAGGCGGAAGCTCATTGCGGCCTCGCTGCGATCAGGACGATCGCGCTGTGGATGTCATGGAAGATCGCGGGATGGACGAGAGTGGATTCAAGCTCATTGCGAGAAGAAACGCGTCAGCAGGCGATCGAGCAGCGACAGCGCATCGCCAAGCTCGTCCTCGCCGATCACCAGCGGCGGCGCCAGCACGATGAGGTTGCCGCGCATCGCGAACGACACGCCTTCGGCCATCGCCGCTTCGACCAGCGCCTTCAGTGCCGGCGGCGTCTGCGGCCATGGCGCCAGCGGCGCGCGGCTGTCGCGGTCGGCGACCAGTTCGATCACTGCGAACAGGCCGTGACCGCCGCGGACGTCGCCGATGACGCGGTGGCGCGACTTCAGCAGTTCAAGCTCCGTCAGCAGTTGCACGCCGAGCGTGCGCGAACGCTCGATCAGGCCCTCGTGTTGGTACGCCTGCAGCGCCGCAACACCGGCGGCGCAGGCCAGCGGATGGCCGCAATAGGTCAGGCCGGAGTGCAGCATCTCGTGCTCGAGCCTGGCGGCGACCTCGCGGCTGAGCACCACCGCGCCCAACGGCAGGGCGGCACCGGTGAGGCCCTTGGCCAGCGTCATCAGGTCGGGACGACCGGCCTCGCCATGGCGCTGCCAGGCGAACCATTCGCCGCAGCGGCCGAACGCGCTCATCACCTCGTCGGCGATCAGCAGGACGCCGCGATCGGCGGTGTGCGTGCGCAACGCCGGCCAGTAGTTGTCCGGAGCGACGATGCCATTGGTGCCGGCATCGGGCTCCATGATCACGGCGGCGACGTTGTCGACACCCAGGTCGTCGATGCGATCGGCGACTGCAGCCGCGGCGCGAACGCCGCACTGCTCCTCGTCGCGGCCGCCGAACGGGCAGCGGTAGCCATACGGCGGCGGCACGTGGTGCACGCCCAGCGCCCGCGGATCGATCCCCAGCGCATGCGCGCGGCTGTCGCCGGACAGCGCCATCGCCAGCTGGGTGGCACCGTGGTACGAGCGTTCGCGGGCGATGATCGCGCCGCCGGGCTTGCGCGCGGCCTGCCTGGCGATCCGCACCGCGTGCTCATTGGCATCGGCGCCGCCGAGGGTGAAGAACACCCGGCCGCCCTCGAAGCCCGAACGCTCCAGCAGCGCCTGCGCCAGCTCCGCGCGAGGGGTCGCGCCCCAGGCGTTGGTGACGAAGCACAGGCGCTCGGCCTGCGAGCGGATGGCCTCGACCAGGCGCGGGTGCTGGTGGCCGAGATTGCTGCACTCGGCCAGGCTGCTCATGTCGAGGATCTCGCGACCGTCGACCAGGTGCAGACGCGCGCCCTGGCCACCGACGACGGTCGGCGCGTGCCAGTCGGCCTGGACCGACCAGCTGTGCAGAACACTGTCGCGCTCAGCGATCGACATCGACGGCACCCCCATGGACGGCACGCCCCCCAGCAACAGATTGTGCGCTATGCGCACGGATGTGCGTATTGCGCACCACTCTACGGAAGCCCTAATCTCGTCGTCAATCCGGTCCCCGTCGGTTTCGAGCGGACTGCAACACGACACCGTCAAGGAGCGAAGGAACCCGGCATGCCGAGGAAAGCAGAAGGCTCGGACCAGTTCGAGGACGGCGGCGATTACGTGCAGTCGCTGGCCCGCGGGCTGTCGGTGCTGTCCGCGTTCGGGCGCGACCGCAACCGCCTTGGCCTGGCCGACATCGCCACCCGCACCGGCCTGTCGCGCGCCGCGGCCCGGCGCCTGGTCCTGACCCTGCAGCACCTGGGCTACGTCCGCGCGGTCGGCCGCGAGTTCATGCTCGGTCCGCGCGTGCTCGAGCTGGGCTTCGGCTACCTGGGCTCGCTCAACCTCACCGACCTCGCCCAGCCGCTGATGGAAGACCTTGCCCGCAAGGTGCGCCAGAGCAGCTCGATGGCGGTGCTCGACGGGCAATCGATCGTCTACGTGCTGCGCGTTCCCGGCCAGCGCGTGATGAGCGTGAACCTGGGCGTCGGTGCGCGCCTGCCGGCGTTCTGCGCGGCGATGGGCCGGGTGCTGCTGTCGGGCCTGGACGATGCCGAGCTCGACGCCTGGCTGGCGCAATGCAAGCCGACCCGGCTGACGCCGCACACGCAGACCGACCTGCGCCGCCTGCGCGGGATCGTTACCGACGTGCGCATGCAGGGCTATGCCTACGTCGAGCAGGAACTCGAACTGGGCCTGTGCTCGATCGCGGTGCCGCTGCGCAATGCGCAGGGCAGGATCGCCACCGCCATCAACGTCTCCATGCCCTACCACCCCGATGCCGCCCGCCACGCCATCGAGAACGTGCTGCCGCAACTGGAGCAGACGGCCCAGGCCATCGAAGGTTGCGTGCCGGCCAACCGCTTGCAGGCGGTGACTGCATGAGGGACGTCGGCTGATGCACGGCATGCGCCCCGTCTATCTCTGCGACGGCGTGCGCACGCCGTTCGGACGTTATCGCGGCGGCCTGTCGATGGTGCGCGCCGACGACCTGGCGGCACTGCCGATCCAGCAGCTGATGCAGCGCAATGCCGGCCTCGATCCGGCGGCCATCGACGAGGTCATCCTCGGCTGCGCCAACCAGTCCGGCGAAGACAACCGCAACGTCGCGCGCATGGCGCTGTTGCTGGCGGGACTGCCGCTGTCGGTGCCGGGCGTGACCGTCAACCGGCTCTGCGCATCGGGACTGGAAGCCGTCGGCCAGGCCGCGCGCGCCATTGCGCTGGGCGAGGCCGAACTGGTGATCGCCGGTGGCGTGGAGAGCATGTCGCGCGCGCCCTACGTCATGGGCAAGGCCGATGCCGCGTTCGACCGCGGACAGGCCCTGCAGGACACCACGCTGGGCTGGCGCTTCGTCAATCCGAAGTTCGAGGCGCTGCACGGCGTCGACCCGATGATGCGCACCGCGCAGAACCTGGCCGATGAGCACGGCATCGACCGCGACGACCAGGATGCGTTCGCACTGCGCTCGCAGCAGCGCGCGGCGCGGGCCATCGCCAGCGGTCGCCTTGGGCGCGAGCTGATGGCGGTCGGCAAGCTCGACAGCGACGAACAGCCGCGCGCCGACACCACGCTGGAAAAGCTCTCGTCACTGGCGCCGGCCCTCGGCGCCGGCACCAGCATCACCGCCGGCAATGCCTCGGGCATCAACGATGGCGCCTGCGCGCTGTTGCTCGCCGGCGAGGACGCATTGGCGCGCCATGGCCTGGTGCCGCGGGCCCGCGTGCTCGGCATGGCCAGCGCGGGCGTGGCGCCGCGGACGATGGGGATCGGCCCGGTGCCGGCGATCGGTCGGCTGCTGCCGCGGCTGGGCCTGGGCCTGGACGATTTCGACACGATCGAGATCAACGAAGCCTTCGCCGCCCAGGTGCTGGCGGTGACCCGCGCGCTCGGCCTGGCCGACGACAGCCCGCGGGTCAACCCGAACGGCGGCGCGATCGCGCTCGGCCACCCGCTCGGCGCCAGTGGCGCCCGCCTCGCCCTGACCGCGATGCACGAACTGGAAAGCGCCGGCCAGCGGCGGGCGCTGCTGTCGATGTGCGTCGGCGTCGGCCAGGGGGTCGCCCTGGCCCTGGAGCGCGTTTCGTGAACCTGTCACTGAACCGTTCGACTTGCGTACTGTTAAAAATTGGTGATTGTTGTCGCCTGATTCGGCATAGTCGGATGGCGTCATCGCACTGCCAGCCCCAGCCGTCCTGTCACGCGTGAGACCCCGCATGAGCGCCGCACCCGAGCCCACTGCCACCCTCGAGATCGCACTGGCCCACGCCGTGCGGCTGCTCGACGAGCAACCGGCGCTGGCCGCGGCACAGGCCGCGGAGATCCTGCAGGCCCTGCCGGACCACCCGACCGCGCTGCTGGTGCTGGGCGCCTCGCGCTCGGCCTGCGGCGACAGCGACGGCGCGCTGGCAGTGCTCGAACCGCTCGCCCACGCCCAGCCAGGTTCGGCGCGGACCCAGCTGGAGCTGGGCATCGCCCTCGGCCGCGTCGGCCGCGGTGACGAAGCGTTGCTGGCATTGCGCCGCGCGGTCGCGCTCAAGCCCGACCTGCCCAGCGCCTGGCTGGCCCTGGGCGATCACCTCTCGGCGACCGGCGACAATACCGCCGCCGAAGCCGCCTACAGCCAGCACATCCGCTATTCCAGCCGCGACCCGGCGCTGCTGCGCGCCGGCGCGGCGCTGGCCGAGAACCGCATCCCTGAGGCCGAGGCGCTGCTGCGAGCGCACCTGGCCAAGTCGCCCAACGACGTCGCCGCACTGCGCATGTTCGCCGAGCTGGCCGCACGCCTGGACCGCAGCAGCGACGCCGAGAAGCTGCTGGCGCGCTGCCTGCAACTGGCCCCGGACTTCCATGCCGCCCGCCAGCACTACGCCCTGGTCCTGCACCGCGGCAACAAGTCCGGGCAGGCGCTGGTGCAGATCGACACGCTGCTCGCCACCGCCCCGGACAACCCCGGCTATCGCAACCTCAAGGCGGCCGTTCTGTGCCGCATCGGCGACTACGCGACCGCCATCGGCCTGTACGAAGGCATCCTGCGCGCGTACCCGCGCCAGACCCGTGCGTGGATGAGCTACGGCCACGCGCTCAAGACCGCCGGCCGCCAGGACGAATCGATCGCCGCCTACCGCCGCTGCATCGCGCTGGAGCCGTCGCTCGGCGAAGCGTGGTGGAGCCTGGCCAACCTGAAGACCCTGCGCTTCACCGCGGACGACATCGCGACAATGCGCGCGCAGCTGGCGCAGCCGCGCCTGTCGGACGACAACCGCCTGCACCTGGACTTCGCGCTCGGCAAGGCGCTCGAGGACGCCGCGCAGTACGAGGCCTCGTTCCAGCACTACGCGCGCGCCAATGCCGTGCGCCATGCCCAGATCGACTACAACGCCGGCGCCACCACGGCCAAGGTCAACCACGTCCGCCAGCTGTACACGCGCGAGTTCTTCGAGCGCCGCGCCGGCAGCGGCGACGACGCCCGCGACCCGATCTTCATCGTCGGCCTGCCGCGCTCGGGTTCGACCCTGCTGGAGCAGATCCTGTCCAGCCACAGCCTGGTCGAAGGCACGATGGAGCTGTCGGAAGTCACCTCCATCAGCCGCGAGCTGCGCTCGCGCGCCGGCCCCGATGCCGCGGGCCCGGGCCGCTACCACGACGTGCTGGCCACGCTCGACCACGACGAGCTGCGCGCCCTCGGCCGCCGCTACCTCGATCGCACCCGCATCCACCGCCACACCGACGCGCAGTTGTTCATCGACAAGATGCCCAACAACTTCATGCACGTCGGCCTGATCCAGCTGATGCTGCCCAACGCGCGCATCATCGACGCGCGCCGGCATCCGCTGGCGTGCTGCTTCTCCAACTTCAAGCAGCACTTCGCCCGTGGCCAGGGCTTCAGCTACAGCCTCGACGACATCGGCCGCTTCTACCGCGACTACGTCGCGCTGATGGCGCATTTCGACGACGTGCTGCCGGGCCGCGTCCACCGCGTGATCTACGAACGCATGGTCGACGACACCGAGCACGAGGTGCGCCGCCTGCTCGACGCCTGCGGCCTGCCCTTCGAGGAACAGTGCCTGCGCTTCTTCGAGAACGAACGGCCGGTGCGCACCGCCAGTTCCGAACAGGTGCGCAAGCCGATCTTCCGCGAAGGCCTCGATCAGTGGCGCCATTACGAACCCTGGCTCGAACCGCTCAAGGCGGCGCTCGGCCCGGTGCTCGACACCTACCCCGAGCCACCTGGGGAACATTGAAGCAAGCAGTTCGGTTTCCGCTCTATTTCGTCCGTCTGGGGAGAGAAGAACGATGCAGAAGTCCGGCAGTAGATCACGTACACACGTCGCACCCGCGCGGCTCAAGCGCTTCCCGCTGACGGCAGCCATCTGCCTGGCGTTCGCCTCGCCGGCGTTCGCACAGGATGCCGCCACGCAGGCCCCGCCCGCCCAACCGGCCCAACCCGCGCAGACCGCCGGCCAGCGCGAGGCACTGGTGCTCGACACGGTCACGGTGACCTCGCAGAAGCGTTCGGAAAACCTGCAGAAGGTGCCGATCAGCATCGAGGTGCTCGGCGAGCAGAAGCTCGACGAACTCAACATCACCGATTTCGAGGACTACGTTAAGTTCCTGCCGAGTGTCTCCTACCAGACCTTCGGCCCGGGCTTCTCGCAGATCTACATGCGCGGCGTCGCCAGCGGCGGCGACGGCAACCACTCCGGCTCGCTGCCGAGCGTGGGCGTGTACCTCGACGAGCAGCCGATCACCACCATCCAGGGCCCGCTCGACCTGCACATCTACGACGTCGCCCGCGTCGAGGCGCTGTCCGGCCCGCAGGGCACGCTGTACGGCGCCAGCGCCCAGGCCGGTGCGCTGCGCATCATCACCAACAAGCCCGACGCCAGCGGCTTCTCCGCCGGCTACGACCTCGAGCTCAACAGCGTCAGTGACGGCGGCATCGGTCACATCGAGGAAGGCTTCGTCAACGTCCCGCTCAGCGACTCGGCGGCGATCCGCCTGGTCGGCTGGAACCAGCACGACGCCGGCTACATCGACAACAAGCCGCAGGACCGCCAGTTCCCGATTCGCACCGACGACGGCGGCACGCCGGACGACACCAGCGACGACACCCGCGCCAGCTGGGGCGGCGTGCTGACCAACCGCGACTGCACCAGCACCGACCTGCTGGTCTGCACCGGCCGCGCCGACGACGACTACAACGACGTCGACACCACCGGCGCACGCCTGGCCCTGCGTTGGGACATCTCCGACGACTGGGCCATCACGCCGATGATCATGGGCCAGACGGCGAAAGCCAATGGCGCCTTCTTCACCGACCGCGAAGTCGGCGACCTGGCGATCAGCCACTTCTACAAGGAGAAGTCGGACGACCGCTGGTGGCAGGCCGCCATGACCGTCGAAGGCAAGATCGGCAACTTCGACCTGACCTACGCCTACGGCCACCTCAAGCGCGACGTCGACGTCGACTCCGACTACAACGACTACGGCTTCTGGTACGACACGCTGGCTTCCTACAGCGCCTACGACGACAACGACAACTTCATCAACCCGTCGCAGTACATCCAGGGCAAGGACCGCTACAAGAAGGACAGCCACGAGCTGCGCCTGAGCTCGCCGGGCGAAGACCGCTTCCGCATGACCGCCGGCCTGTTCTACCAGACCCACAAGCACGACATCGAACAGCGCTACAAGATCGACGGCTTCGGCTCGCAGTACTCGATCACCGGCTGGCCCGACACCATCTGGCTGACCAAGCAGGAGCGCGAGGACAAGGACGAGGCGGTGTTCGGCGAGTTCTCGTACGACTTCATTCCCGAAGTGCTGATCGGCACCATCGGCGGCCGCCACTTCCGCTCCGAGAACAGCCTCAAGGGCTTCTTCGGCTTCAGTGACGGCTGGTCGTCGGGTTCGTCGTACGGCGAATCGATCTGTATCGAGCAGTTCGGTCCGGACCCGGCCAGCTGGCCGTCGTTCAATGGCGCGCCGTGCCAGATCTTCGACAAGACGGTCAAGGAAAGCGGCAACCTGGGCAAGGCCAAC
Above is a genomic segment from Lysobacter sp. S4-A87 containing:
- a CDS encoding aminotransferase class III-fold pyridoxal phosphate-dependent enzyme translates to MSIAERDSVLHSWSVQADWHAPTVVGGQGARLHLVDGREILDMSSLAECSNLGHQHPRLVEAIRSQAERLCFVTNAWGATPRAELAQALLERSGFEGGRVFFTLGGADANEHAVRIARQAARKPGGAIIARERSYHGATQLAMALSGDSRAHALGIDPRALGVHHVPPPYGYRCPFGGRDEEQCGVRAAAAVADRIDDLGVDNVAAVIMEPDAGTNGIVAPDNYWPALRTHTADRGVLLIADEVMSAFGRCGEWFAWQRHGEAGRPDLMTLAKGLTGAALPLGAVVLSREVAARLEHEMLHSGLTYCGHPLACAAGVAALQAYQHEGLIERSRTLGVQLLTELELLKSRHRVIGDVRGGHGLFAVIELVADRDSRAPLAPWPQTPPALKALVEAAMAEGVSFAMRGNLIVLAPPLVIGEDELGDALSLLDRLLTRFFSQ
- a CDS encoding tetratricopeptide repeat-containing sulfotransferase family protein, translating into MSAAPEPTATLEIALAHAVRLLDEQPALAAAQAAEILQALPDHPTALLVLGASRSACGDSDGALAVLEPLAHAQPGSARTQLELGIALGRVGRGDEALLALRRAVALKPDLPSAWLALGDHLSATGDNTAAEAAYSQHIRYSSRDPALLRAGAALAENRIPEAEALLRAHLAKSPNDVAALRMFAELAARLDRSSDAEKLLARCLQLAPDFHAARQHYALVLHRGNKSGQALVQIDTLLATAPDNPGYRNLKAAVLCRIGDYATAIGLYEGILRAYPRQTRAWMSYGHALKTAGRQDESIAAYRRCIALEPSLGEAWWSLANLKTLRFTADDIATMRAQLAQPRLSDDNRLHLDFALGKALEDAAQYEASFQHYARANAVRHAQIDYNAGATTAKVNHVRQLYTREFFERRAGSGDDARDPIFIVGLPRSGSTLLEQILSSHSLVEGTMELSEVTSISRELRSRAGPDAAGPGRYHDVLATLDHDELRALGRRYLDRTRIHRHTDAQLFIDKMPNNFMHVGLIQLMLPNARIIDARRHPLACCFSNFKQHFARGQGFSYSLDDIGRFYRDYVALMAHFDDVLPGRVHRVIYERMVDDTEHEVRRLLDACGLPFEEQCLRFFENERPVRTASSEQVRKPIFREGLDQWRHYEPWLEPLKAALGPVLDTYPEPPGEH
- a CDS encoding TonB-dependent receptor, whose translation is MQKSGSRSRTHVAPARLKRFPLTAAICLAFASPAFAQDAATQAPPAQPAQPAQTAGQREALVLDTVTVTSQKRSENLQKVPISIEVLGEQKLDELNITDFEDYVKFLPSVSYQTFGPGFSQIYMRGVASGGDGNHSGSLPSVGVYLDEQPITTIQGPLDLHIYDVARVEALSGPQGTLYGASAQAGALRIITNKPDASGFSAGYDLELNSVSDGGIGHIEEGFVNVPLSDSAAIRLVGWNQHDAGYIDNKPQDRQFPIRTDDGGTPDDTSDDTRASWGGVLTNRDCTSTDLLVCTGRADDDYNDVDTTGARLALRWDISDDWAITPMIMGQTAKANGAFFTDREVGDLAISHFYKEKSDDRWWQAAMTVEGKIGNFDLTYAYGHLKRDVDVDSDYNDYGFWYDTLASYSAYDDNDNFINPSQYIQGKDRYKKDSHELRLSSPGEDRFRMTAGLFYQTHKHDIEQRYKIDGFGSQYSITGWPDTIWLTKQEREDKDEAVFGEFSYDFIPEVLIGTIGGRHFRSENSLKGFFGFSDGWSSGSSYGESICIEQFGPDPASWPSFNGAPCQIFDKTVKESGNLGKANLTWQINPSKMIYATWSEGYRPGGINRRGTLPPYLSDYLTNYEMGWKTSWADNRVTFNGSVFHQEWEDFQFSILGANGLTEIKNANQASIDGLEMDVNWAATYNLQIGAGVAFYDAKLTENYCGFTDDAGNPVTDCADPEAPDGTRLPVTPEFKGNIIARYNFTLGTMDAFVQGDVVHVGSRTSDLRILERGILGDLDAYTVADLSAGISRNNWTASIYINNVFDERADIYRFASCAETVCGASGVVPEYPNGQIYTVTNQPRTIGIRFGQKF
- the pcaF gene encoding 3-oxoadipyl-CoA thiolase, translating into MRPVYLCDGVRTPFGRYRGGLSMVRADDLAALPIQQLMQRNAGLDPAAIDEVILGCANQSGEDNRNVARMALLLAGLPLSVPGVTVNRLCASGLEAVGQAARAIALGEAELVIAGGVESMSRAPYVMGKADAAFDRGQALQDTTLGWRFVNPKFEALHGVDPMMRTAQNLADEHGIDRDDQDAFALRSQQRAARAIASGRLGRELMAVGKLDSDEQPRADTTLEKLSSLAPALGAGTSITAGNASGINDGACALLLAGEDALARHGLVPRARVLGMASAGVAPRTMGIGPVPAIGRLLPRLGLGLDDFDTIEINEAFAAQVLAVTRALGLADDSPRVNPNGGAIALGHPLGASGARLALTAMHELESAGQRRALLSMCVGVGQGVALALERVS
- a CDS encoding IclR family transcriptional regulator C-terminal domain-containing protein, which translates into the protein MPRKAEGSDQFEDGGDYVQSLARGLSVLSAFGRDRNRLGLADIATRTGLSRAAARRLVLTLQHLGYVRAVGREFMLGPRVLELGFGYLGSLNLTDLAQPLMEDLARKVRQSSSMAVLDGQSIVYVLRVPGQRVMSVNLGVGARLPAFCAAMGRVLLSGLDDAELDAWLAQCKPTRLTPHTQTDLRRLRGIVTDVRMQGYAYVEQELELGLCSIAVPLRNAQGRIATAINVSMPYHPDAARHAIENVLPQLEQTAQAIEGCVPANRLQAVTA